GGTGAAACTGATGGGGGACTAGCATGGCGGTATAGCGAGCAAGTTCTCCTGATCGCCAATCGAGTAGAAAGGGCAACCAAGGATAGCAAGCATCGAGACGAATAAACCAAAGCCGCACCTCGGGAATCTCTGACCATTCACGGGGATCCCCCGGTTCTCGATCGACCGCAATGGTAAAGGAAAGCTGCTGTTCATAATTCAGAATGTCATCCCGCAGCGAATCCAGAAGTTGTTCCGCTTCGGAAATATCAATCCGATTGATTTGGTCGGTAGTCAGCGTAATTGAAACAGGCATAACCATCATGACAACGTGCAGAAACTATTCTGACGCTTTCTCGGCATCTCGATACTGGTAAGTCGGCAAAAGAACATTGAAAATTGAGCCATCATTGGGACGACTTTTCACGGAGATCGATCCACCACAGCGTAGTAGGAGCTGTTGTACGATCGTTAATCCCAGTCCCGCCCCACCGGGATCGTCCATGGCAATTTGGCGAACGCGATAAAACCGATCGAAGATTTTTGGAATTTCCTGAACCGGGATCCCTACACCAGTATCCTTGAACTCCAGTTGAATGTAATCGCCCTGTTGCTTGGCTCTGACCCACACTTGACCGCCACGGGGGGTGAACTTGATCCCGTTATGCAGCAAACTAACGACAATCTGACGCAACCAAGGGTTTAAGCAAGCGATCGCGGGCAAGCCCTCGGGAATGGTATAGGCTAACCGAACTCCTTTTTCTTCTGCCAGCGGTTGGTAGGTACTGACCACTCCAGGCACCACATCCGACAGCGTGATGGGTTGTAAGGTCTGCCGCTCCGCCATTTGGTCTAAACTGACGAGATCTAGCAAACTGCCAATCAACGAACTTTGGCGATCGCACTCTTTCACCAGCAAATCCATATAGCGCTGGCGTTGAGGGGGTTTAATGTTCGGCGAATTGAGCAAGGTTAACGCCGTTTTCATATTGGTCAGGGGAGTACGCAACTCCTGTCCCACATTGCTGATAAATTCGTCCTTCGCCCGAACGGTATTAATCAATTCTTCATTTTGAATCTGGAGGACTTCTACAATTTCGGCCTGCTTGCGATAGGTGTTAGAGCGCTGCCAGAGCTCTTCCTGACGATGCAGATGCTTCCCTAGCAACTGATTGATTAACTGAGGAGATGAGGTTGGCAGGGGTTGCTGTATTCCATAGCTATGCCACTGATCCACAATTTGCGACAGCGTATAGGGAGCCTCCGGAGAGAGGTGGTCAGTGACTTCAAAACTGGACGATCGTACTAAGGATTCCAGCCGGAGTAACAATTGCTGAATTCGAGACGGATCTAGGGTATGAACCAAAGAAAGTTGATTCCGTTTTTCCGTCGGTTCAATGGGCGGTTCTGCAACCTCGTTCTCCACTTCACTTAGTTCACTGCCCCGCTTCAATCGGCTCCGTTGAGCACACACCCCATTACAAAACTGGCTAGACCATACGATAAAGAAAAATTCTCGGCGAAGGAGCATATCCCCAGCTAAGTGCAGTGTCACTAAGCGATCCTGGGGCGTTGCATGGGAGCGGTAGCTGTCAACCACTAGTGGATTCAGGACTTCTTGAACCGCTGTCTGTTCATCACTGGTTTCTTCTAGCGTATTTCGAAACAGAAACAGACTTCGAGGCCCCCCTGCCAGGGCAATGCAGCGATCGATTTCACCCTGCCAAGACTCGCCCCGTGGCAGCTTTGCCCAAATCACCACCGGCGTTTCCAAGGCCATCAGCAGATCGACCTGATTTGCAATGAACCCTTTAAACGTATTCGGACTCACCTGAATCGGCGAAATATCAGTCTTGACCAAAAAATCATGGGGGGACAGCTCGAAGGCAAGGGATGCGTTCATAAAAGTTGCAGTATCAAGGGTCTCATCTGGCAGGTAGTCAACAGGGCAAAGTTTAAGGAACTGAGCCAGGATTCAGTGAAGACTCAGTATTGATCTAGCCACAATTTTAAAAAATGGCATCACTTTATGAAAAAAATCGTAGAAAAAAATTCCCTAGCATCGATTGAAGTGAATCAAAATGATGCAAGTTCAAACGGTGAAATTGACCCAACGGGGTAACAGTACAGTACCAGTAGAGCCATTAATCGTCTGTGATCTCACCATGCTCTAATCAAATAGGCTCCATACATCACGCACCTAGATGATACTCACTTAGCTGGTAACCCACTGACTCTGGGATCCACCGATCTGGCGCGCAATTACAGCATCAAGTCAGTAAATAAAGGTCAAAAAATAAGGGCAGTCAGTATCACAGCACCCTAATGGCACCTTTGCATTAAGCCCAGCATTAAGCGCAACATTAAGCTCCCATCCGCTGAGCATACTGGTTAGCTTTCAAAAAGTCCCCTAATTGATAGCATGTCCGTTTGAGATCTTCGAATGCTTGCTTTTGGAGCCTAGGATCCTGTAAGGCTTGAGTCACTGCAAGACGCTGTTCGTAGCAATCAAGCGCCTTAGTAAATTGTCCAATTCCTTCATAAAAAACCGCCAAGCTTCTCAGGGCCTGTTCTTCAGCCGGGTAATCATTCAGGGATTTGGCCAGGTTCATTCGTTCCTGGTTGTATTGAATCGCGAGATCGTAATCGCCCATGGAATAGCAGGCAGTTCCTAGGTTTTTCAGCACTTGACCTTCTAGTCGCCGATCGCCAATGCGACGGGCTAAGGCTAGTCGATCTTGGTAATACCCGATCGCTTGCTGGTGGTTCCCCATCGCATAGTGGGCATTCCCTAGGTTCTTGAGGATTTGGGCTTCAGTATTGACCTCTTGTAGCTCTTGGGCAATTTCTAAAGCTTGCTCTTCGTAAGCAATGGCTTGGTGATAATCGCCCACCGCTTTATGGGCCAGTCCTAGATTATTCAATGCAGCCATCTCGCCTCGCCGATCGTGGAGGTTGCGGGCGGTTTCTAGGCTTCGCTCTTGATAGTCGATCGCTTGCTGATAGTCTTCCAGATGGCGATAGGCGTTCCCCATCGTCCCCAGGACTTTAACCGTACTGAGGTAATTTTCGATCTGCTGGGCAAGACTCAAGCTGCGTTTGGAATAATCGATCGACATCGGATAATCACCCAGGTTATAGCAGGACAATCCCAAAGCTGCTAGGGTTCGCTCTTGACCCGCTACATCATTCAATTCCCAATAAAGAGCCTGTGCTTGTTTCAGGAATGTTATAGCTTGTTGATCTTGACGACTCTGTTGATGCTCAATTCCCTGCTTGAGCAATTGATCAGCTTCTGCCTTACGCAAGTTATGGCTTGCAGTATCCAGTTCAACGGCGTCCAGCCACGACTCTGGCAAAAGGGTTTCTCGCCCAACCAATGCTCCATGCAAGACCTGCTGGCCAGCATCTTGTCTGCGATTGTTCATGTTGGAAGTCTCCCTATCTGAACAGCCTAAGATATCCTCAGGAAGCGACCCCCTGCGGTATCACACCCATGGTTCAGACCCTAGCGCTTTTCCGAGTTGTAAGACTCCGTAGGAATTCGGAATTTATTATGGCGACAAAATAGCTCTATTACCAGCAACCGGAATTTTACCAACCATGGTGACTGAGCCAGTTCAAAATCTGTTGATTGACA
The Alkalinema sp. FACHB-956 DNA segment above includes these coding regions:
- a CDS encoding CRR6 family NdhI maturation factor, which translates into the protein MPVSITLTTDQINRIDISEAEQLLDSLRDDILNYEQQLSFTIAVDREPGDPREWSEIPEVRLWFIRLDACYPWLPFLLDWRSGELARYTAMLVPHQFHPKDGIQFNPEALEIFVMHKTFTLLRWMRSEGIEGRSRIKAMAKVLGYELEDGFFDLLGDG
- a CDS encoding ATP-binding protein, giving the protein MNASLAFELSPHDFLVKTDISPIQVSPNTFKGFIANQVDLLMALETPVVIWAKLPRGESWQGEIDRCIALAGGPRSLFLFRNTLEETSDEQTAVQEVLNPLVVDSYRSHATPQDRLVTLHLAGDMLLRREFFFIVWSSQFCNGVCAQRSRLKRGSELSEVENEVAEPPIEPTEKRNQLSLVHTLDPSRIQQLLLRLESLVRSSSFEVTDHLSPEAPYTLSQIVDQWHSYGIQQPLPTSSPQLINQLLGKHLHRQEELWQRSNTYRKQAEIVEVLQIQNEELINTVRAKDEFISNVGQELRTPLTNMKTALTLLNSPNIKPPQRQRYMDLLVKECDRQSSLIGSLLDLVSLDQMAERQTLQPITLSDVVPGVVSTYQPLAEEKGVRLAYTIPEGLPAIACLNPWLRQIVVSLLHNGIKFTPRGGQVWVRAKQQGDYIQLEFKDTGVGIPVQEIPKIFDRFYRVRQIAMDDPGGAGLGLTIVQQLLLRCGGSISVKSRPNDGSIFNVLLPTYQYRDAEKASE
- a CDS encoding tetratricopeptide repeat protein, translating into MNNRRQDAGQQVLHGALVGRETLLPESWLDAVELDTASHNLRKAEADQLLKQGIEHQQSRQDQQAITFLKQAQALYWELNDVAGQERTLAALGLSCYNLGDYPMSIDYSKRSLSLAQQIENYLSTVKVLGTMGNAYRHLEDYQQAIDYQERSLETARNLHDRRGEMAALNNLGLAHKAVGDYHQAIAYEEQALEIAQELQEVNTEAQILKNLGNAHYAMGNHQQAIGYYQDRLALARRIGDRRLEGQVLKNLGTACYSMGDYDLAIQYNQERMNLAKSLNDYPAEEQALRSLAVFYEGIGQFTKALDCYEQRLAVTQALQDPRLQKQAFEDLKRTCYQLGDFLKANQYAQRMGA